The following coding sequences are from one Salvelinus namaycush isolate Seneca chromosome 23, SaNama_1.0, whole genome shotgun sequence window:
- the LOC120018591 gene encoding olfactory receptor 6N1-like, which yields MENSTQVKFFYLFGLQETFNNKSVYFILSLITYLLIITVNLTLIITIIQEKGLHEPMYIFLCSLCVNGLYGTAGFYPKILLDLQSDVQVISYGGCLTQTYVIYTSVLCEMSTLTVMSYDRYVAICRPLLYHTIVTSLTVRKLLLFSWCYPLFTGLIALSLAVRLPLCGSRIDKLFCDIPSILKHACLPITINQILNKFVIVIHVLQILFILFSYCQIVRNCVKSAKGRIKFTQTCVPHLITIVIFITVTLFDTLQGWNSSVNITLNMRNAMAVQFLVIPPVLNPLIYGLNLQQIRRAVFRKCNAHKIIDMKR from the coding sequence ATGGAGAACTCAACCCAAGTCAAGTTCTTTTATCTCTTTGGCTTACAAGAGACATTTAACAACAAATCGGTCTATTTTATCTTGTCTCTTATCACATACCTTCTCATCATCACTGTGAATCTGACTCTGATCATAACAATCATTCAGGAGAAAGGCCTCCATGAGCCCATGTATATATTTCTGTGTAGTCTATGTGTCAATGGATTGTATGGAACTGCTGGTTTCTACCCCAAGATCTTACTGGACCTTCAGTCAGATGTTCAGGTGATATCTTATGGTGGATGTTTGACTCAAACCTATGTAATATACACATCTGTCCTGTGTGAAATGTCTACTCTAACAGTGATGTCTTACGACAGGTATGTGGCAATATGCAGACCACTACTATACCATACCATTGTGACATCTTTAACTGTTAGAAAGTTACTCTTATTTTCTTGGTGTTATCCTTTATTTACAGGACTCATAGCACTTAGTTTAGCCGTCAGACTTCCTTTGTGTGGATCTCGTATTGATAAGCTCTTCTGTGACATTCCGTCTATACTGAAACATGCTTGTTTACCCATTACCATCAATCAGATTTTGAACAAATTTGTGATAGTGATTCATGTTTTACAGATACTTTTCATTCTATTTTCTTACTGTCAGATTGTAAGGAATTGTGTAAAGTCAGCTAAGGGAAGGATTAAGTTCACACAGACATGTGTGCCACATTTAATAACAATTGTTATTTTCATCACAGTGACCCTGTTTGACACTCTGCAAGGGTGGAATAGTAGTGTAAATATTACACTAAATATGCGTAATGCAATGGCTGTACAATTCCTTGTTATACCACCTGTCTTAAACCCTCTCATATATGGACTTAACCTCCAGCAGATTCGAAGGGCAGTTTTTAGAAAGtgtaatgcacataaaatcatTGATATGAAACGTTAG